The window AATCAGAAAACAACCTTGTGCCTGCAGATCTGAGCTGTGCCGAGCCAGAAGTCCTTTTCATaaaatccttccccaggccaatatcttcaagagttttccccacattttctttgaggatttttattgtttcatgccttagttttaagtattttatccatcttgaaatcctagcactttggaaggccgaggtgggtggattgcttgagttcaggagtttgacaacagcctgagcaagagcaagagcctgtctctactaaaaccagaaaaaaactagccggattgatgctgctgtgagccatgatgacaccacggcactctacccagggtgatagagtgggacactgtctcaaacaaaacaaaacaaaacaaaacaaaacaaattagtgTCTAATTTTGTAAAATGAGCAATGAGCTACTTCCTGAATTAACTATCAAAGGAAACTCAGTAGGCAATTAAGATGCAATTACATGGCCGATGAAAAATACACCTTTATGGGAGAAGGAAGTGACTTGAGAGCACAGCCACCACCATGAGCCTTCTTAACAAGCCCAAGAGTGAGATGACCTCAGAGGAGCTACAGAAGCGGGAGGAAGAAGAATTTAACACTGGTCCACTCTCTGTGCTCACACAATCAGTCAAGAACAACACTCAAGTGCTTATTAATTGCCGCAATAACAAGAAACTCCTGGGCCGGGTGAAAGCCTTTGATAGGCACTGCAACATGGTGCTGGAGAATGTGAAGGAGATGTGGACTGAGGTCCCCAAAAGTGGCAAGGGTAAGAAGAAGTCTAAGCCAGTCAACAAAGATCGCTACATCTCCAAGATGTTCCTGCATGGGGACTCGGTCACTGTGGTCCTGCGGAACCCACTTATTGCTGGCAAATAGGGCCCTCTTCCCCACTGACAGCTTGCTCCCCCGTCCTGTGAAGGCCTGCTCTTTGTGATGGGAATAATAAAGctctgtgggtttttttctagtggaaaaaaaaatacacctttaTCATGATATTGACCACTTAAAATATagatatatgttatatattaaataagCATTTAACTAATAATGTAATTAGCTTTCATTAACATTCAAAGTAATTTGGATATGCATTGAtgacctttattattattttattttattttatttatttttattgttaaatcatagctatgtacattagtgcaatcagagtacaatgtgctgttttctgAAATAATCTCTTCAAagtgttcaatgtagccttcatggcattttcttagttattgtatgtagacatttgtattctgcatttagtaagtttcacctgtacccattctaaggtgcacctaggtgtggccccacctattaccttctctccaccctaacctcctccctcccttcccctcccttggccctttccccatattcttgtgctatagttgggttatagccttcatgtgaaagctatacattagcttcatagtagggctgagtacattgaatactttttcttccattcctgagatactttgctaagaagaatatgttccagctcctttattattttctaagacTAGCCAGAAAAATTTGAAGTGATATGCATGTTCAATCATATCTGCATAGTGTGTAAGCTGTTCTTATATTTATCTATTACCATCAGAACAGCATAACCTGACTTACTCTTATAAGACATAATTATTATCATAAgataaaatggagaaattaattTTTGTCCATTAATACAATGAATTAATACACGGAGAAAACTCCCAAAGTACTACTACACATATTTTACAACATGGAAGAAACTTGAGGacattttgttaaatgaaatatatgCTAGGAACAGAAATAACAAGTATTGCCTGGTTATACTCACATGAGGTTCCTAAAGCAGCCAGACTCTTGGGAAGTAGATGGTGGTTGCTAGGGAATGAAGGGAGGTGAAAAAGGGGAGTTGTTTAAtgagtatagagtttcagttttacatgATGAAAAGGTTAATATGACTGTATTGTCCATTTAAAGATGATTCAGATGATAACTTTTATGTTATACGTTATCacaataaaagattatttttgatttatgtaattttatctcaactttttaagaaaagacataacggtttgaagaaaaataacattttattatgggATTTATAATATGCGCAGATATATATAACAGCTGTTGCATAAAGGATGGGTGATATGGACCACATGTTGCAGGATTCCTGCACTTTACATGGGATGGTACGTTGTTTGCTGACAGATGATTGTGAAAGTTTGAGGATGTCTATTACAATAGGGCAATCGTTAACAGAGTAGTCACTAATAAATCAATGCAAggagcataattttaaaaatcaatagacacagaaagtttgaaataaatggatgaaaaaaacaTATGCCATACCAACAGTAAATATCAAAGGTTTGGGCATATTAATATCAGatgaaataaatttgtaaaagATATGTTACTAGACATAAAGAAGAACGCTTCGTAATGATGAGTGGGGGATTTTTGTGTTTACTAAACATAAACTATTTTATACATAGTCTGAATAGCACTATCAACCCCCTTGACAGGATGGTTAATCGAAGAAACATACACCCAACAACAGCAGATTataccatttttttatttcaagtataTATGGTACATTTGCCACAATAGTCCATATTCTAGggcataaaaaatttttaataaatttaaaaatctaaaatcataTAGAGCATGCTCTTTGAGTATAGTTGTATTATTAGGTTAGAAACCAGTAACAATATACTAATTTTATTCAATCATATCTGCATAGTAGGTAAGCCATACTATGTTAACGCTCCAAATTTTGTGAagcaaacaaaatatttgtaaataattattGGATGAAAGACTGTATTACCAGGGAGACTGGAAACTATTTggaattgaatttaaaaatacacataggtggcgcctatggctcaaaggggtggggcgctggctccatatgccggaggtggcggattcaagcccagctccagccaaacactgcaaaaaaacccaaacaaacaaacaaacaaacaaacaaaaaacacataaaaagttGGGATATAGCTAATGCAGTGTTTAAAGGAAATTTTGCAGGTTAAATACTGGTATTAGATAAGATATCATCAAATAAAGGATATAAGTTTCTATCTTgggctattaaaaaaatagaaattagacccaaaataagcagaatgaagaaaataataatgataaaatagaaatcaatattATAGAAACCGGAGAACtagtaagagaaaaattaaattaagcaaATGCAGTACTTTGAAGAGACTGATAAAGCTGATAAACATTTAGCCAGTCtaatcaagaaaaacaaagaagactaAAATTTCCAGCAcaagaaatgaaagaggggacATCAATGAAGATCCTACAGACATTAAACAATCTTAAGGGGGTATCATAAACAACACTGTGTCATTAAATTAGACAGAATGCATAGAAGGAACAAATTGATTGAAAGACAGGTGAAGGAATACATAATACATACACGTAACTGtgtaactattaaaaaaattgaattttcatTGAAAATGTTTCCACAAAGAAACTTGAGGTCAAGTTGGGTTCACAAGTTAATTCTGTCAcgtgcttaaaaaagaaatatttacactCTACACACAGTCTTAGAAAACAGTGGAAAAGGGACTACTTCCCAATCCCCTTAGGAGGCCTTTATCATTGTGAATCCAAAATCTGATGAAggtattaaaagaaaacacagattaATAGTCCTCTTGTTATTAAAATCCTTAATAACATAAAGTAAAACGTTAACAAATTGACTCTGAGGACATATAAAAAGGGTAATATATCCTGATAAAGTAGGATTCCTCTTATGAATGCGTACTTGTTTTAATATCTGAACAGcaaaaatataattcaccatattaatagaaaaaaggggaaaaatctaTATGACCTcttaaaaacacagagaaagagcatttgaaaaaattcaatacTCTTTCATGatacaaaattcagaaaagaaaaaatgtactcATTATATGCAAGGCATCTGCAAAACATACAGCTGATGTCATTTCAATATTGAAGAGCTTACTGCCTTTTAGCTCAGATCAGGAATAAGGCAAGCACTTATGTGATCCCCATTTGTGTTTAATATTATGCTAAAGTTACGGCTGGAAC is drawn from Nycticebus coucang isolate mNycCou1 chromosome 6, mNycCou1.pri, whole genome shotgun sequence and contains these coding sequences:
- the LOC128587201 gene encoding small nuclear ribonucleoprotein Sm D2-like, which translates into the protein MSLLNKPKSEMTSEELQKREEEEFNTGPLSVLTQSVKNNTQVLINCRNNKKLLGRVKAFDRHCNMVLENVKEMWTEVPKSGKGKKKSKPVNKDRYISKMFLHGDSVTVVLRNPLIAGK